In one window of Gossypium hirsutum isolate 1008001.06 chromosome A01, Gossypium_hirsutum_v2.1, whole genome shotgun sequence DNA:
- the LOC107962242 gene encoding 14-3-3-like protein, which produces MAATSPSSREEFVYMAKLAEQAERYDEMVELMEKVSSSSESEELSVEERNLLSVAYKNVIGARRASWRIVSSIEQKEESRGNEDHVTLIRDYRAKIESELSSICGGILKLLDSRLIPSAAAKDSKVFYLKMKGDYHRYLAEFKTGAERKEAAESTLTAYKSAQDIANAELAPTHPIRLGLALNFSVFYYEILNSPDRACNLAKQAFDEAIAELDTLGEESYKDSTLIMQLLRDNLTLWTSDLQDDGADEIKEAPKQEEEQKKQPEQPKQ; this is translated from the exons ATGGCCGCCACTAGTCCTTCGTCCCGCGAGGAATTCGTTTACATGGCCAAACTCGCCGAGCAAGCCGAGCGCTACGACGAAATGGTTGAGCTCATGGAGAAAGTCTCCTCTTCTTCCGAGAGCGAGGAACTCAGCGTCGAGGAACGGAACCTCCTCTCCGTCGCTTACAAGAATGTAATCGGTGCACGCCGTGCTTCCTGGCGGATCGTCTCCTCCATTGAGCAGAAAGAGGAGAGCCGTGGTAATGAGGATCACGTCACTCTAATCCGCGATTATCGGGCCAAGATCGAGTCTGAGCTCTCCTCTATCTGTGGCGGTATTCTGAAGCTGCTGGACTCCAGGCTTATCCCTTCGGCTGCTGCTAAAGACTCCAAGGTCTTTTATCTTAAGATGAAGGGCGATTATCACAGGTATTTGGCTGAGTTCAAGACTGGAGCCGAGCGTAAGGAAGCTGCTGAGAGTACTCTCACTGCTTACAAGTCCGCTCAG GACATTGCCAACGCCGAGTTGGCTCCAACTCACCCGATCCGACTCGGACTGGCTCTCAATTTCTCTGTTTTCTACTATGAGATTCTCAATTCTCCTGATCGCGCTTGCAATCTCGCAAAACAG GCATTTGATGAAGCAATCGCTGAGTTGGATACTCTAGGCGAGGAATCATACAAAGACAGCACCCTCATCATGCAACTCCTCCGCGACAATCTCACTCTCTGGACCTCCGACTTGCAg